A genomic window from Methanovulcanius yangii includes:
- the rnz gene encoding ribonuclease Z has product MAGETFHVYFLGTAGALPTTNRNPSCIMVRRGSDTLLFDCGEGAQQQMMRARTGFTVDAIFITHWHADHYLGVPGLLQTMSFMGRTEPLKIYGPRWVHEFVDFVEGISRTPLGFAVQPRELSDGMTVSFDGYQIRAFATRHNTLGLGYILTEDERPGRFDREKAISLGVPPGPLFGNLQRGEPVTIESEGITKEVTPDQILGPPRPGRKLVYTGDTRPHVGGWAEYAKGADLLIHDATYDESGAERARDVYHSTAGEAATVARQIEAHLLALVHISSRYTGTKTHIEDAKEHYDGKVIAPDDLEMIEITYRS; this is encoded by the coding sequence CCACGACCAACAGGAATCCCTCCTGCATCATGGTTCGGCGCGGGTCGGACACGCTGCTCTTTGACTGTGGCGAGGGTGCACAGCAGCAGATGATGCGGGCCCGGACCGGATTCACCGTTGATGCCATCTTTATCACACACTGGCATGCCGATCATTACCTTGGCGTACCCGGTCTTCTCCAGACGATGTCGTTCATGGGGCGTACGGAACCGTTGAAGATATACGGGCCTCGTTGGGTGCATGAGTTCGTGGATTTTGTCGAGGGGATCTCTCGAACCCCCCTCGGCTTTGCCGTCCAGCCACGCGAGCTGTCCGACGGCATGACCGTCTCATTCGACGGATATCAGATCCGTGCATTTGCAACCCGCCATAATACGCTAGGTCTGGGGTATATCCTGACAGAGGATGAGCGGCCAGGGAGATTCGACAGGGAGAAGGCCATCAGTCTCGGTGTCCCCCCGGGTCCGCTGTTCGGGAACCTCCAGCGCGGGGAACCGGTCACCATCGAATCGGAAGGCATCACGAAGGAAGTGACGCCTGACCAGATTCTCGGTCCCCCGCGCCCCGGAAGAAAACTGGTCTATACGGGGGATACCCGTCCGCATGTCGGGGGGTGGGCAGAATATGCAAAGGGTGCGGATCTCCTCATTCATGACGCTACTTATGATGAATCCGGAGCAGAGCGTGCAAGGGACGTCTATCATTCAACCGCCGGCGAAGCGGCGACCGTCGCGCGTCAGATAGAAGCTCACCTTCTTGCGCTCGTTCACATCAGCTCACGGTACACCGGGACGAAAACCCATATAGAGGATGCAAAAGAACACTATGATGGGAAAGTGATCGCTCCGGATGATCTGGAGATGATTGAGATAACCTACAGGAGTTGA
- a CDS encoding potassium channel family protein, whose translation MTELEYQPVSFKDVLIEMKDISELMVDLSYSAILFESREIAQEVINLEESMNKLVYQARIQSILGARRVEEAEAMSGLLQVSEAAEKIANSASEIATIILKNIRFPAKLRQALPEAEEVTVRVVVAENSLLDGRTLGEQKLQSTVGMRVIALRRGVSWIYNPDRDTRILDGDILIAKGLETGVLPLHELCGAELPAAEEQPEGGVVTDLDRAVKLIVKMKDISEFAVGLAYTSLLFNNKEVADEVVSLGAKMDDMRYQLDLWILEASRRITNVEYLRGLLYMSSFADNITNAAGLIVDVILRDIEIPPVFKKIVRESDEIITKIQVHEKSSLAGKSLKEASLGTVTGMVVLAIKHKSKWRYRPRKDERLEAGDIIIAKGRRDGECRLYELSR comes from the coding sequence ATGACTGAACTAGAGTATCAGCCGGTCAGTTTTAAAGATGTCCTCATTGAGATGAAGGATATCTCGGAACTCATGGTTGACCTTTCCTATTCTGCCATATTGTTTGAGAGCAGGGAAATTGCACAGGAAGTAATTAACCTGGAAGAGAGTATGAACAAGCTCGTCTACCAGGCCAGAATTCAGAGTATCCTCGGAGCGCGGCGGGTGGAAGAAGCTGAGGCCATGAGCGGCCTTCTGCAGGTCTCCGAAGCAGCCGAAAAGATTGCAAATTCTGCGTCCGAGATTGCCACCATCATCCTGAAGAATATCAGGTTTCCTGCCAAACTACGGCAGGCCCTCCCCGAAGCCGAGGAAGTAACGGTTCGGGTCGTGGTGGCGGAGAATTCCCTCCTCGACGGAAGGACTCTTGGAGAACAGAAACTCCAGAGCACTGTCGGTATGCGGGTCATTGCGCTGCGACGCGGGGTGTCATGGATCTACAATCCTGACCGTGACACCCGTATCCTTGACGGGGATATTCTCATCGCAAAAGGTCTCGAAACGGGAGTACTCCCCCTTCATGAACTCTGCGGAGCAGAGCTTCCTGCTGCCGAGGAGCAGCCGGAAGGAGGAGTCGTCACCGACCTTGACCGTGCGGTAAAACTGATCGTGAAGATGAAGGATATATCCGAGTTCGCGGTCGGGCTTGCCTACACTTCCCTTCTCTTCAACAACAAGGAAGTCGCCGATGAGGTGGTCTCCCTGGGTGCAAAGATGGACGATATGCGGTACCAGCTCGATCTGTGGATCCTCGAAGCATCACGGAGGATCACCAATGTGGAATACCTTCGCGGGCTTCTCTACATGTCATCATTTGCAGACAATATCACGAATGCAGCAGGTCTTATTGTCGACGTCATTCTGCGTGACATCGAGATTCCGCCGGTATTCAAGAAGATCGTACGCGAATCTGATGAAATCATCACGAAAATTCAGGTGCACGAGAAGTCATCCCTTGCAGGGAAAAGCCTCAAGGAAGCCTCTCTCGGCACAGTAACCGGGATGGTGGTACTCGCAATCAAGCACAAATCGAAATGGAGATACCGGCCCAGAAAGGATGAACGACTGGAGGCCGGGGATATTATCATCGCCAAAGGAAGGCGCGACGGCGAATGCCGTCTGTACGAACTATCACGGTAA
- a CDS encoding DHH family phosphoesterase, giving the protein MTDNGEMTVYRLGAPCGLSDIEEGNIYEAKVQGFANFGTFVYLNSRIKGLVHKSNIKTRHTEGEMIFVKVLSIRSNGNIDLQEVVPTRYILETVTKKPSNIRLSELRERVGRQVTVDVEVAQIKQTSGPTIFTVVDETGTEDAAAFIEAGVRAYPEVQLGDMVSVSGEVMMRNNRLQIEVGNITVLTGDEREAVERRIERAIDERAMPEDRPFMVESEVLELLKPEMQKVAKIIRKAIFTAQPIILRHHADADGITAAVAVERAVTMLIRASGGDPDTESHLFKRAPSKAPFYEIEDVTRDLDFALKDFVRYGQKLPLILMMDNGSTEEDEPSYRMARIYDIPIVVVDHHHPDESTDAFLEAHVNPYHVGGDFGVTAGMLGAELARMIYPEVEDAIRHFPAVAAVGDRSEAPERARYLDLVADTYSEEECKEIALALDYEQFWLRFNDGREIVKDILGIGPDHERHRKLVKLLVSEANAAIEDQLSASMPHVTEQDLPNGSKLFTIDVEIYAHRFTFPPPGKTSGEVHDILCRRHEGSPVVTLGLGPDFVVIRSRGVMMNIPRMVRELREEIVGGGVNGGGHLVVGSIKFVEGMRETVIGELITKIGEFPAE; this is encoded by the coding sequence ATGACCGATAATGGTGAAATGACTGTGTACCGACTTGGTGCACCATGCGGACTCAGTGATATTGAGGAGGGGAATATTTATGAGGCGAAAGTCCAGGGATTTGCGAATTTCGGGACCTTTGTGTATCTGAATTCCCGTATCAAAGGACTGGTCCATAAATCGAATATTAAAACACGGCATACGGAAGGTGAGATGATCTTCGTCAAGGTCCTCTCCATTCGCAGCAATGGGAACATTGACCTTCAGGAAGTGGTGCCGACGAGGTATATCCTTGAAACGGTCACAAAAAAACCGTCCAATATCCGCCTTTCCGAACTCAGGGAGAGGGTGGGCCGGCAGGTGACCGTCGACGTGGAGGTTGCCCAGATTAAACAGACCTCGGGGCCGACAATCTTTACCGTTGTCGATGAGACTGGCACGGAGGATGCAGCCGCTTTCATCGAGGCCGGTGTACGGGCATACCCCGAGGTTCAGCTCGGCGATATGGTCTCTGTCTCCGGTGAAGTGATGATGAGAAACAACCGTCTTCAAATCGAGGTGGGCAACATCACCGTTCTGACCGGAGACGAGCGTGAGGCGGTGGAGAGGAGAATCGAACGGGCAATCGACGAACGGGCAATGCCCGAAGATCGCCCCTTTATGGTGGAAAGCGAGGTGCTGGAGCTCCTGAAGCCTGAGATGCAGAAGGTGGCCAAGATCATCCGAAAGGCAATCTTCACGGCACAGCCGATCATCCTCAGGCATCATGCCGACGCGGATGGTATTACAGCGGCGGTGGCCGTCGAGCGTGCTGTGACAATGCTGATTCGTGCATCCGGCGGAGACCCCGATACCGAAAGTCATCTCTTCAAGCGGGCCCCATCGAAGGCACCCTTTTACGAAATTGAGGATGTCACCCGAGATCTTGATTTTGCCCTGAAGGACTTCGTCCGTTATGGGCAGAAGCTCCCGCTGATTCTGATGATGGACAACGGGTCGACGGAAGAGGACGAGCCTTCGTATCGTATGGCCAGGATTTATGATATCCCCATCGTCGTTGTTGACCATCACCACCCGGACGAGAGTACGGACGCCTTCCTTGAGGCCCATGTCAACCCATACCATGTCGGCGGCGACTTCGGGGTGACGGCGGGAATGCTTGGGGCTGAACTTGCAAGGATGATCTATCCCGAGGTCGAGGATGCCATCCGGCATTTCCCCGCCGTTGCGGCCGTGGGCGACCGAAGCGAAGCCCCTGAACGTGCCCGGTACCTTGACCTTGTTGCTGATACGTACTCGGAGGAGGAATGCAAGGAGATTGCGCTTGCTCTTGATTATGAACAGTTCTGGCTGCGATTCAATGACGGCAGGGAAATTGTAAAGGATATCCTTGGCATTGGGCCTGATCACGAGCGTCACCGCAAACTTGTCAAATTGCTGGTTTCAGAGGCGAATGCCGCAATCGAGGACCAGCTGAGCGCTTCGATGCCCCATGTGACCGAGCAGGATCTCCCGAACGGCTCCAAGCTCTTCACCATTGATGTTGAGATATATGCCCACAGGTTCACCTTCCCGCCCCCCGGGAAGACCTCCGGAGAGGTACACGACATCCTCTGCAGGCGGCATGAAGGGTCTCCTGTCGTCACGCTTGGACTTGGTCCTGACTTTGTGGTCATCCGGTCACGTGGCGTAATGATGAACATCCCCCGGATGGTCCGCGAACTCAGGGAAGAGATTGTCGGCGGCGGAGTGAATGGTGGTGGCCACCTCGTCGTCGGAAGCATAAAATTTGTTGAAGGAATGCGGGAAACCGTAATAGGCGAGCTTATCACCAAGATCGGAGAATTTCCGGCAGAATAA
- a CDS encoding CheR family methyltransferase translates to MLDEEDFGPVLRMIESELNIHSSNFKEDYLKRRVQSRMRLNGVGTYQDYLVLLGNNPPEYEALKKGLTINVTRFWRDPPVFDAIRRDIIPELRRRKTNIRIWSAGCATGEEPYTLAIIAHEASIMNKDLKFTIFASDIDEEALMKARDGVYHKKALENLSEAQVRRHFTEREDGKFEVKPHLRKYIRFSQHDLMNGMPVTRHLDLILCRNVTIYFTEHQKDELARMFAPALTTGGYYVIGKTEFLSRDFEHLYEPVNQMQKIYRKRS, encoded by the coding sequence ATGCTGGACGAAGAGGATTTCGGGCCGGTACTCAGAATGATTGAATCAGAACTCAACATTCACTCTTCCAATTTCAAGGAGGATTATCTGAAAAGACGCGTTCAGTCCCGCATGCGACTTAATGGAGTCGGCACCTACCAGGATTATCTGGTGCTGCTCGGGAACAATCCCCCGGAGTACGAAGCTCTGAAAAAAGGTCTTACCATCAATGTTACCAGGTTCTGGCGGGACCCCCCTGTCTTTGATGCCATCAGACGGGATATCATTCCTGAACTTCGACGGCGAAAAACGAACATCCGGATCTGGAGTGCAGGGTGTGCAACCGGTGAAGAACCCTACACGCTCGCAATCATTGCACATGAGGCATCCATCATGAATAAGGACCTCAAATTCACCATCTTTGCTTCAGACATTGATGAAGAGGCCCTCATGAAAGCCAGAGATGGAGTCTATCACAAAAAGGCCCTGGAGAACCTGAGCGAGGCACAGGTGAGAAGGCATTTCACCGAACGTGAAGACGGCAAATTTGAGGTGAAGCCTCACTTGAGGAAATATATACGATTCTCACAACATGACCTCATGAACGGAATGCCTGTAACCCGCCACCTCGATCTGATCCTCTGCAGAAACGTGACCATCTATTTCACCGAACACCAGAAGGATGAACTTGCGCGTATGTTTGCACCGGCACTCACCACCGGAGGGTATTATGTGATCGGAAAAACCGAATTCCTGAGCAGGGATTTTGAGCATTTGTATGAACCGGTCAATCAAATGCAGAAGATTTATCGGAAACGGTCCTGA
- a CDS encoding methyl-accepting chemotaxis protein, with product MTDARVRPGRKALFTGVENHRQMSDIPAVDGRETEIEGLIAALEGEDAGMPGHSVSADLEDVKLRELEDAINRALSRISIHCEEESSVALRRSSDLEKEIRSLQSEIELLTAALDAEKLRYEKALPAEPRGHLPEDAETPDKDVMEALEAAVGMLRAELARSEERGRVIEAEAQVQLRELTGEIARLQSEIQLREAGGSQDDEEGDEAMEALEAAVGMLRAELARSEERGRVIEAEAQVQLRELTGEIARLQSEIQLREAGGSQDDEEGDEAMEALEAAVGMLRAKLARSEEQRTSLEKTASVTTADFTKLIAEKDAIIAENRQMHALETGRLSARADCAEKERAALEAGITELREMEGLMKSSPFPMIIIDRGVRIRNANPAFETLTGVRHEEVLRKNLNDFRILSLTGYDAPSAAIKEKKRCSGEISVSLPSGTRTLEQHAIPLLDSRRQVDRIAVIFNDITRTRAEAKEMERKIRENDNLRARAETIVAEIPVPILYADTDFRIIRANPAYCTMSGYGQQKLLKMNARDFRILSRKGDGLSHVRHTRTRAHGEITVRLPSGVRTLEQQGIPIMDTNGKLECILIVYNDITELRDKEAEVTRLITKVEEETDGLRTSAADLSDGLKELASGNLGVRVAITADDPLGSLKRYFNTSVGEMAGLLRQVGESAAGVEETSKGLAGNVAHIRDVMTKIASGTLESSETTILLEKEIEAVSNEISDISASIEEIAGTSQEVMAMSERTAGEGRTGAKIGRDASVRMETVGDISKKSVQEITHLNEQIQKIDRIIRIITGIADQTNLLAINAAIEAARAGEHGRGFAVVAGEIRNLASESKEAAATIADLLETIRKESAVTASSMKEADIEIHEGVERVHDVISAMNSIVSSVEMATHGITEITRATEDQATATNRLMENIERSARLATENMIRIQDMTTLSEDVSAAIDDVGDGARELDAVSQDLRNQIRQFRLGDGR from the coding sequence ATGACAGACGCACGAGTGCGCCCCGGCAGAAAGGCGCTCTTTACCGGGGTTGAAAACCACCGGCAGATGAGTGATATACCGGCCGTTGATGGGCGGGAGACAGAAATCGAAGGATTAATCGCGGCCCTTGAAGGTGAGGATGCCGGAATGCCCGGACACAGCGTCTCGGCAGACCTTGAGGATGTGAAACTCAGGGAACTGGAAGATGCCATAAACCGGGCCCTGTCACGCATTTCCATCCATTGCGAAGAAGAGTCCTCCGTCGCTCTCCGGAGATCCAGTGACCTGGAAAAGGAGATTCGATCATTGCAAAGTGAGATTGAACTGCTCACTGCTGCACTTGATGCAGAGAAACTTCGGTATGAAAAAGCACTGCCCGCAGAACCTCGCGGCCACCTGCCTGAAGATGCTGAGACCCCTGACAAAGACGTGATGGAAGCACTCGAGGCAGCGGTTGGCATGCTCAGGGCAGAACTCGCCCGGTCCGAGGAACGGGGAAGGGTAATCGAAGCTGAGGCACAGGTGCAGCTCAGGGAGCTGACCGGGGAGATCGCACGGCTTCAATCAGAAATTCAGCTCAGGGAGGCCGGGGGCAGCCAGGACGATGAAGAAGGCGACGAAGCGATGGAGGCTCTCGAGGCAGCGGTTGGCATGCTCAGGGCCGAACTCGCCCGGTCCGAGGAACGGGGAAGGGTAATCGAAGCTGAGGCACAGGTGCAGCTCAGGGAGCTGACCGGGGAGATCGCACGGCTTCAATCAGAAATCCAGCTCAGGGAGGCCGGGGGCAGCCAGGACGATGAAGAAGGCGACGAAGCGATGGAAGCGCTCGAGGCAGCGGTTGGCATGCTCAGGGCCAAACTCGCCCGGTCGGAAGAACAGCGAACCTCTCTGGAGAAGACGGCATCAGTGACAACGGCTGATTTCACGAAACTCATAGCAGAGAAGGATGCCATAATCGCTGAAAACAGGCAGATGCATGCATTGGAAACGGGACGTCTTTCGGCCCGTGCCGACTGTGCTGAAAAAGAACGCGCCGCCCTTGAAGCAGGAATAACCGAACTCCGTGAGATGGAAGGCCTCATGAAGAGTTCCCCATTCCCGATGATCATTATTGATCGAGGGGTTCGCATTCGAAATGCCAACCCGGCTTTTGAGACTCTTACCGGTGTTCGCCATGAGGAGGTGCTTCGTAAAAACCTGAATGACTTCAGGATTCTATCACTGACCGGATATGATGCACCCTCCGCCGCAATCAAGGAGAAGAAACGGTGCTCGGGGGAGATCTCAGTATCCCTCCCGTCCGGAACCCGCACACTCGAACAGCACGCAATTCCGCTGTTGGATAGTCGCAGGCAGGTTGATCGTATTGCCGTAATATTCAACGATATTACCAGGACACGTGCAGAGGCAAAGGAGATGGAACGAAAGATCAGGGAGAATGACAACCTCCGTGCCCGCGCCGAAACGATCGTAGCGGAAATTCCGGTTCCCATCCTGTATGCCGACACAGATTTCAGGATTATCCGGGCCAACCCGGCCTACTGCACAATGAGCGGTTATGGCCAGCAGAAGCTCCTGAAAATGAATGCACGTGACTTCAGAATTCTCTCACGCAAGGGCGACGGACTTTCGCATGTCAGGCACACAAGAACACGGGCACACGGGGAGATTACCGTCCGTCTTCCAAGTGGGGTTCGCACCCTCGAACAGCAGGGCATCCCGATTATGGATACCAATGGAAAGCTGGAATGCATCCTCATCGTCTACAACGACATCACCGAACTTCGGGATAAAGAGGCGGAAGTTACCCGGCTGATCACCAAGGTGGAGGAGGAAACAGACGGCCTGCGGACAAGCGCAGCGGACCTCTCGGATGGCCTGAAAGAGCTTGCCTCCGGCAACCTTGGTGTCAGGGTCGCAATCACAGCTGACGATCCGCTGGGTTCCCTGAAGAGGTACTTCAACACCTCGGTCGGAGAGATGGCAGGACTCCTGCGGCAGGTCGGAGAGAGTGCGGCAGGTGTCGAGGAGACATCAAAAGGACTTGCCGGAAATGTGGCCCACATCAGGGATGTCATGACGAAGATCGCCAGTGGAACACTGGAATCGAGTGAAACAACCATTCTTTTGGAAAAGGAGATTGAAGCGGTCAGTAATGAGATCTCGGACATCTCGGCATCCATCGAGGAGATTGCTGGCACTTCCCAGGAAGTGATGGCCATGTCCGAGCGCACGGCTGGTGAAGGACGGACAGGTGCAAAGATCGGCCGGGATGCTTCGGTCAGGATGGAGACGGTTGGTGACATTTCCAAAAAGAGCGTGCAGGAGATCACACATCTCAATGAACAGATACAGAAGATAGACCGAATCATCAGGATTATCACGGGCATAGCAGATCAGACCAATCTTCTTGCAATCAATGCAGCGATTGAGGCTGCCCGTGCAGGAGAACATGGCAGGGGATTTGCCGTTGTCGCAGGAGAGATCAGGAACCTTGCCTCAGAATCAAAAGAGGCTGCTGCGACTATAGCAGATCTGCTCGAAACCATCAGGAAAGAAAGTGCTGTTACCGCATCGTCGATGAAGGAGGCGGACATTGAAATCCATGAGGGTGTTGAACGTGTTCATGACGTAATCTCCGCTATGAACAGTATTGTCAGCTCTGTTGAGATGGCTACACACGGCATCACGGAAATCACGCGTGCCACCGAGGATCAGGCGACAGCGACGAACCGGCTCATGGAAAACATCGAGCGTTCTGCACGGCTGGCAACTGAGAATATGATACGTATCCAGGATATGACAACGCTTTCGGAAGACGTCAGTGCTGCAATAGACGATGTCGGCGATGGTGCACGGGAGCTTGACGCCGTGTCGCAGGACCTCAGGAACCAGATTCGCCAGTTCAGGCTCGGTGACGGTAGGTGA
- a CDS encoding DUF7123 family protein, with amino-acid sequence MSNSSVDSNDYTPTQGKILYYLKQGIQMGKHYFKSKYIAKDLGLSPKEVGTNLAILSEICEELDISRWSYSNSTTWRVLPRGVL; translated from the coding sequence ATGTCCAATTCGTCCGTCGATAGTAATGATTACACCCCTACCCAGGGTAAAATCCTGTATTACCTGAAACAGGGTATTCAAATGGGTAAGCATTATTTCAAGTCAAAGTACATTGCAAAGGATCTCGGCTTGTCGCCCAAGGAGGTCGGTACGAACCTCGCAATCCTGTCCGAGATCTGTGAGGAACTCGATATCAGCCGGTGGAGTTATTCGAACAGCACCACATGGAGAGTGCTTCCCAGAGGCGTCCTCTGA
- a CDS encoding magnesium transporter, protein MQVRIGSVSRAFLTGFVALFLSAFAASAAGIYLGSVSDLIVLLPGIMIMVPPSINMRGSISGVLASRLSSTMHLGEFDMDFSGDGVLGANLRASFMVTVIIAFILGLIAWAVSLFFGIEGLSVIDFVIISVISGILSGLIVMGITLVVAYISYRYGLDLDMIASPTVTTSGDIVTLPMLVLTTLVVLQMGPAVRSGLFLGIIILTALSFVYVAVGNSKVREIGREIIPLLAFLSFIGTLAGLTYTLDLDQLVEYGVFLIIITPFAGMCGSIGGIVCSRLATGMHTGAIEPTLVPEREVFRHFGMSYAYMIIIMPLITLIAYISAHFLGLGSPEIGSLLVAVVAAALVVMTLVSCIAYATAGLSFRYGLDPDNFGIPVITATIDLIGAAVLVSVIHMLV, encoded by the coding sequence GTGCAGGTCCGGATAGGGAGCGTTTCCCGGGCATTTCTCACAGGATTTGTCGCTCTGTTTCTCAGCGCATTCGCAGCGAGCGCTGCGGGCATTTATCTCGGCTCCGTTTCTGATTTGATTGTTTTACTCCCGGGGATTATGATTATGGTCCCCCCTTCCATCAATATGCGGGGAAGTATCTCGGGAGTTCTTGCTTCCCGCCTCTCCTCTACCATGCACCTGGGAGAATTCGATATGGATTTCTCCGGTGACGGGGTGCTGGGGGCAAATCTCCGCGCGTCCTTCATGGTCACCGTCATCATCGCGTTCATACTGGGCCTGATCGCATGGGCGGTCTCTCTCTTCTTTGGCATTGAGGGTCTTTCGGTCATTGATTTTGTCATAATATCCGTGATATCGGGTATCCTTTCGGGACTCATCGTAATGGGGATCACCCTTGTGGTGGCCTATATCAGTTACCGGTATGGGCTGGATCTCGATATGATTGCTTCACCGACGGTGACGACCAGCGGCGATATTGTTACGCTCCCCATGCTCGTTCTGACGACGCTTGTGGTGCTCCAGATGGGGCCTGCCGTCCGGAGCGGCCTCTTTTTGGGCATCATTATTCTCACCGCTCTCTCATTTGTGTATGTTGCAGTGGGAAATTCAAAGGTCCGGGAGATCGGAAGAGAAATAATTCCCCTTCTCGCATTCCTGTCCTTCATCGGCACCCTGGCGGGCCTCACGTATACGCTTGACCTGGATCAGCTCGTGGAATATGGGGTGTTCCTGATCATCATCACCCCATTTGCCGGTATGTGCGGTTCCATAGGGGGAATCGTTTGCTCCCGTCTTGCAACGGGCATGCATACCGGTGCGATCGAACCGACCCTTGTCCCTGAACGCGAGGTATTTCGTCATTTTGGCATGTCATATGCCTATATGATCATCATCATGCCGCTGATTACACTGATTGCCTATATTTCGGCACATTTTCTCGGCCTTGGTTCCCCGGAAATCGGTTCGCTCCTTGTTGCAGTGGTCGCGGCTGCGCTCGTAGTCATGACCCTTGTCAGTTGTATTGCCTACGCAACAGCAGGCCTTTCATTCAGGTACGGTCTTGATCCCGACAATTTCGGAATTCCGGTCATTACTGCAACCATCGATCTCATTGGGGCGGCGGTTCTGGTCAGTGTTATCCATATGCTGGTATAA